The nucleotide sequence CGCCAGTGGCGGCTCGAGGACCCGTGCCCACTGGGCGACGATCTGCTTGCGCCGCTTCGTGTCGTCGGTCAGCAGGTTGGCCAGTCCCAGGCCGCGGGCAAGATCGAGAGTGGCCTGGACCAGCTCGCGAACGCCCTGGTGGGACTCGTCGACACCGAGCAGCTCGACCGTCACCCGGTGCGCTTCCCGGCCGACCCGCGCCTCCAGCGGCACCAGGGTCGCGCGCAGCGACTCGTCGGTCGACGCCGCGACCCAGAGGTGGAGCGCGGCACGGAACAGCGGCCCGCTGTAGAGATTGAGCACCATGTCGACGGCCCGCTCGATCCGCGACCGCCCCGACGGCAGGTCCGCGGCGCGGGCGCGCAGTTCCACGATCTGGATCTCGCCGACGTGCTCGACCGCGGCCGCGACCAGATCCTCCCTGGTCGGGAAGTGGTGCTGGGCGGCACCGCGGGAAACACCGGCGCGTTCGGCGATCAGCGCGACGGTGGTCCCGTTCCAGCCCAGCTCCCCGATCGTCTCGACGGCGGCCTCGACCAGCCGCCGCCGAGTCGTCCGGCTGCGCTCCTGTTGTGGTTCGCGGATCATGGCCCTGATTCTGGAGTACGTGCTTCGACCCAGAAATCGAGCTGCAGGTCTTCCTCCCGCCCGCCGACGCGGTACTTCGAGAAGTCCGTCACCCCTTCGGCGGCCAGCACCTCGTCGTCGAGGTAGAAGTTCCCCGTCGCCTCGCTGCTCGGCTTGGTCAGGATCGCGTGCGCCGCGTCCGCCATGATCTCCGGCGTCCGCGACTTGGCCGCCAGTTCCGCGCCGACGACGTTGCGGATCGCCGCGGTGTCGATCGTCGTCCGAGGCCACAGCGAGTTCGCCGCGATCCCGTACTGCCGCAGTTCCGCGGCGAGCCCGACCGTCACCAGGCTCATCGAGTACTTCGCGATGCTGTACGCGAGGTGCCCGGCCCGGAACCACTTCTCGTCGAGGCTGATCGGCGGCGACAGCGTCAGGATGTGCGCGTTCTCCGCCTGCTTCAGGTGCGGGATGGCGAGTTTCGACAACAGGAACGACCCGCGCGCGTTGATGTCCTGCATCAGGTCGTACCGCTTCATGCTGACCGTTTCGGTCGGTGTCAGGTCGATCGCGCTGGCGTTGTTGAGCACGATGTCGATACCGCCGAACTGCTCCGCGGTCCGCGCGATCGCGGCCTCGACCGACGTGTCGTCCCGGACGTCGCCGACGATCGGCAGCGCCTGCCCGCCGGCGTCCTCGATCGCCTTGGCGGCGGTGTAGAGCGTTCCCGGCAGTTTCGGATGCGGCTCGGCGGTCTTGGCGAGCAGGGCGATGTTCGCTCCGTCGCGGGCCGCGCGGACCGCGATGGCTTCGCCGATCCCGCGGCTGCCGCCGGAGATGATGATCGTCTTGCCGTGCAGCGTGCTCATGCGTTCGCCTTCCGTGGTGGGCTCGGGAGTCTGGCGTGCGGGGCCCCCGCTCACCGGTCCGTGAAGGCCTCTTTACCTACCCTGAAGGTAGTGAAGGGGCCCTTCGATACCGGCCGAGGTGAGCCGCCCGACTTGCCTCATCCCTCACTGACCGGCCTCGCCACTCACGAGTCAGTAGGACCGGGGCAGGCCAAGACTGTGCTGGCCGACGAAGTTGAGCACCATCTCGCGGCTCACCGGCGCGATCCGGCCCAGCCGGACGGCCGTGACCAGCGTGCCCAGCCCGTATTCGCTGGCGAGACCGTTGCCGCCGTGGGTCTGCACGGCCTGGTCGACCGCGCGGATGGCGACCTCGGCGGCGGCGTACTTCGCCATGTTCGCCGACTCGCCGGCGCCGAAGTCGTCCCCGGAGTCGTAGAGCGACGCCGCCTTCTGCGTCATGAGCTTCGCCAGCTCCAGTTCGATCTTGATCTCCGCCAGCGGATGCGCGAGACCCTGATGTGTGCCGATCGGCGCGCCCCACACCTTGCGCTCGTTGGCGTAGGAGACGGCCTTGCCCAGCGCGTAGCGGGCGATGCCCAGCGAGAACGACGCACCCATGATGCGTTCGGGGTTGAGCCCCGCGAACAGCTGCGCGATCGCCGCGTCCTCCTCGCCGACCAGCGCGTCGGCGGGCAGGTGGACGTCGTCGAGGAACAGGCCGAACTGCTTCTCCGGCGAGATGATGTCCATCTCGATCTGCTTGTACTCGAAACCGGGCGTGTCGGTCGGGACGGTGAACAGCGCGGGCTTGAGCTTGCCCGTCTTGGCGTCCTCGGTACGGCCGACGACCAGGACGGCGTCCGCCTCGTCGACACCGGAGATGTAGACCTTCCGTCCACTGAGGACCCAGCCGTCGCCGTCACGTTTCGCGGTGGTGGTGATCTTGTGCGAGTTCGACCCGGCGTCCGGTTCGGTGATCGCGAAGACCATCCGCCCGCTGCCGTCGGCGATCCCGGGCAGCCAGCGCTTCTTCTGCTCCTCGGTGCCGAACCGCGAGATCACCGTGCCGCAGATCGCCGGCGAGACGACCATGAGCAGCAGCGGACAGCCCGCCGCGGCGAGTTCTTCGAGCACCGCGGCGAGGTCCGCGATACCCGCTCCCCCGCCGCCGTACTCCTCGGGCAGGTTCACGCCGAGGTAGCCGAGCCGTCCGGCCTCGGCCCACAGCTCGTCGGTCTTGAGCCCGGCACGGGCCTGTTTCGCGTAGTACTCGTGCCCGTACTTCTTGCCGAGTTCGGCGACCGCGGCCCGCAGCGCGACGCGCTCCTCGGGCTCGGTGAAGTTCATCGCGTTCATTCGTCGTCTCCTACCACCGCGAGGATCGTGCCCACTTCGACCTGTTGTCCGACCACCACCGGGAGTTCCGTCACGACGCCGTCGGCGGGCGCCGCGATCCGGTGTTCCATCTTCATCGCTTCGAGCCACAGCAACGGATCGCCGGTCTTGACCGTGTCGCCCGCTTCGACCGCGAGCCGGACCACCGTGCCCGGCATCGGCGCCACGAGCGATCCGGCGGCGAGCGCCGCGTCGGGATCGGTGTACCTCGGCACCACATCCAGTTCGACGGCGCCTTCCGGCGAGTCGACGTACACCGTGTCGCCGTACCGGGCGACGGCGAACTTCCGCCGCACCCCGGAAACCTCCAGGACGACCGCGCCGCTTTCGGCGGAAACCAGTTCGACACCTTCGAAACCGTCGGCGCGCAGACCGTTCCGGCCGAGGCTGTAGCCGACCTCGATCTCGTCGCCGCCTTGACGAAAACGTTTGCGCTGCCCCTGGGAGCGGACGTTGCGCCAGCCGCTCGGCAGCCGCCGCTGCACCCGCGCTTCCGAGCGGTTCGCCGCCGCCCCCGCCAAAGCGGCGGCCAGCGCGGAAATCCGTACAGTGTCCACAGTGGCCAGTGGACGGGCCAGGGTTTCGAGTCCGTGCCGGTCGAAGAACGCCGTATCGGTCTCGCCGGCGAGGAAGGCCTCGTGGCGCAGGACGTTCACCAGCAGATCGCGGTTGGTCACCACGCCGTGGATCTCCGCACCGGCCAAAGCGCCGGCCAGTGCCCGTGCGGCGCTCCGGCGGTCCGGGGCGTACGCGATGACCTTGGCGAGCATCGGGTCGTAGTGCACGCCGACGGTCTGGCCGCTGACGAAACCGGAGTCCAGCCGGACACCCGGACCGACTTCGAATGCCCGCCGCGCGGCGGAAACCTCGAACCGGTGCAAAGTGCCGCTCTGTGGCTGCCAGCCCTCGGCCGGATCTTCGGCGTAGAGCCGGACCTCGATCGCGTGCCCCCGTGTCTCCGGCTCCTCGATCGGGAGGTGTTCACCCTCGGCGATCCGCAGTTGCAGCGAGACGAGGTCGAGTCCGGTCGTGGCCTCGGTGACCGGGTGTTCCACCTGGAGCCGGGTGTTCATCTCCAGGAAGTAGAACCGCCCGTCCGGTCCGGCGAGGAACTCGACCGTCCCGGCGCCGACGTAATCGATCGCCTGTGCGGCCTTGCGCGCGGCGTCGAACAACGCCTCCCGCATGGCTTCGTCGACGAACGGCGACGGCGCCTCTTCGACGACCTTCTGGTGGCGGCGCTGGATCGAGCATTCACGCTCCCCCACCGCCCACACCGTGCCGTGGGTGTCGGCGAGCACCTGGACCTCGATGTGACGGCCGGTCTCCAGATATCGCTCGCAGAACACCGTCGGGTCACCGAACGCCGACGCCGCCTCCGCGCTCGCGCCTTCGACGGCTTCCGCGAGTTCGCCGAGCGAGCGCACGACACGCATCCCGCGTCCGCCACCCCCGGCGGAAGCCTTGACCAGCAAGGGAAGGTCGGCTTCGGTGACCTCGGCCGGGTCCAATTCGGACAGGATCGGGACTCCGGCTTCGGCCATCATCCGCTTGGACTCGACCTTCGAGCCCATGCTCTCGATGGCTTCCGGCGGCGGGCCGACCCAGGTGAGCCCCGCGTCGATCACGGCACGGGCGAACGCGGCGTTCTCGGACAGGAAGCCGTAGCCGGGGTGGATCGCGTCGGCGCCGGTCTCGACGGCCGCCTTGATCAGCAGCTCGGCACGCAGGTACGTGTCGGCGGGCGCGTTGCCCGGCAACCGGACGGCGACGTCCGCCTCGGCGGTGTGCGGAGCGTCGGCGTCCGCGTCGGAGAACACCGCGACCGTGCCGATCCCGGCGTCGCGGCAGGTGCGGAACACGCGGCGGGCGATCTCACCGCGGTTGGCGACCAGAAGTTTCTCGATCATGCCGCTCACTGTCCTTTACGCGAGATTGCGCGTGTCCGCGATCGGGCCGGCAGGGCACGACTTCGCGTAGCACCCGCACTGTGGGTCGACAGGCGCCCTGCCATCCCGCTAACGGGGCCTTCGGCCGAGCACGCGCCTTGACGTACATCTGGTTGCCGCGACATCAGTCTGCTCCGCCTCCCGTCACATCCTGAAGACGCCGAAGCCTTCGGCGCCCTTCACCGGTCCATTGTGGATCACGGACAGGCTGAGCCCGAGCACCGTGCGGGTGTCGCGGGGATCGATGATCCCGTCGTCGTAGAGCATCCCGGAGAGGAACATCGGCATCGACTCCGCTTCGATCTGACCCTCCACCATGGCGCGCATGGCGGCGTCGTGCTCCTCGTTGTACTCCTGCCCGCGCGACGCGGCGGCGGCACGGGCCACGATGGACAGCACGCCCGCCAGCTGCTGCGGTCCCATGACCGCGGATTTCGCACTGGGCCAGGCGAACAGGAACCGGGGATCGTAGGCACGACCGCACATGCCGTAATGCCCGGCACCGTACGAGGCGCCCATGAGCACCGACAGATGCGGGACCTTCGAGTTCGACACGGCGTTGATCATCATCGCGCCGTGTTTGATGATGCCGCTCTGCTCGTATTCCTTGCCGACCATGTAGCCGGTGGTGTTGTGCAGGAAGACCAGCGGCGTGTCGATCTGGTTGGCCAGTTGGATGAACTGCGCGGCCTTCTGCGACTCCTCGCCGAACAACACACCCTGCGCGTTGGCCAGGATGCCGACCGGGTAACCGTGGATACTCGCCCAGCCGGTGGCGAGACTGCTGCCGTACAAGGGTTTGAACTCGTCGAAGTCCGAACCGTCGGCGACCCTGGCGATCACCTCGCGCGGGTCGAACGGCACCTTGAGGTCGGTGGGCACGATGCCGAGCAGGTCTTCCGCGGAGTACAACGGCTCCGCGTAGTCCGGCTTGGGCGTCGGGCCCTGTTTGGTCCAGTTGAGCCGTTTGACGATGCTGCGGCCGAGCCGGATCGCGTCCTCTTCGTCGGCCGCGAGGTAGTCGGCGAGACCGGAGGTGCGGGCGTGCATCTCGGCACCGCCGAGCGATTCGTCGTCGGACTCCTCACCGGTGGCCATCTTGACCAGTGGCGGCCCGCCGAGGAACACCTTCGCCCGTTCCTTGACCATCACGACGTAGTCCGACATGCCGGGCAGGTACGCACCGCCCGCGGTCGAGTTGCCGAACACCAGGGCGATCGTGGGCACCTTCGCCGCCGACGAGCGCGTGATGTCGCGGAAGATCCGGCCGCCGGGAATGAAGATCTCCTTCTGCGTCGGCAGATCCGCTCCGCCCGACTCGACGAGGTTGATCACCGGCAGGCGGTTCTGCGCGGCGATGTCCGCGGCGCGGTAGCTCTTCTTGGCCGTCCACGGGTTGCTCGCCCCGCCTTTGACCGTCGGGTCGCTCGCCGAGATCATGCATTCGACGCCTTCGACGACGCCGATCCCGGTGATCACGCTGGCACCGACCTGGTAGTCCGAACCCCAGGCCGCCAGCGGTGACAGCTCCAGGAACGGCGAGTCCTCGTCGAGGAGGAGTTCGATCCGTTCACGGGCCAGCAGCTTGCCGCGTTTGCGGTGGCGGGCGACGTACTTCTCGCCGCCGCCCGCGATCGCCTTGGCGTGCTCGCCGTCGATCTCGGCCAGCTTGCCGAGCATGGACTCGCGGTTGGTGGCGAACTCTTCGCTCCGCGTGTCCACAGCAGACCTGATCGTGCTCATGCGGTGTATCCCAATCGCTTCGCGGCCAAGCCGGTGAGGATCTCGTTGGTCCCGCCGCCGATACCGAGGATGCGCACGTCACGGTAGTGACGCTCCACTTCGGACTCCCGCATGTAGCCGAGTCCGCCGTGCAGCTGCACGGCCTCGTTGACCACCCACTCGGCGGTCTCGACGGCGGTGTTCTTCGCGAAACAGGCTTCGGCGATGACCTCTTCGCCCGCGACGTGCCGCAGGGCGACCTGCCGGGTGTAGCTGCGCGCGACGTCGATCTTGCGGGCCATCTCGGTGAGTTTGTGCTGCACCAGCTGACGGGAGATCAGCGGACGGCCGAAGGTCTCGCGCAGGCGGCACCAGTCCAGCGTCAGGTCCAGCGCCCGCTGCGCGTGCGCGTAGCCCTGCACCGCCAGCGAGACCCGCTCGGTGACGAACTGGGTGGCGACCTGCGCGAAACCGCTGTTCTCGGCGCCGACAAGGTTTTCGGCGGGCACGCGGACATCCACATAGGACAGCTCGGCGGTGTCCGAGCAGAGCCAGCCCATCTTCTCCAGCTTGCGGGAGACGGTGAAGCCCGGCGTACCGCGTTCGACGACGATGAGCGAGATCCCGTGGGCGCCCGCCTCACCGGTGCGGACGACGGTGGTCACGAAGTCGGCGCGGCAGCCCGAGGTGATGAAGGTCTTGGCGCCGTTGATGACGTACTCGTCGCCCTCGCGCACCGCGGTGGTGCGAATCCCGGCGACGTCGGAGCCGCCGTCGGGTTCGGTGACCGCGAGCGAGCCGATCTTGTGGCCTTCCAACGTCGGCCGGACCCAGCGTTCGATCTGCACCGGATCCCCGGCCGCCGCGATATGCGGGACGGCGATGCCGCAGGTGAACAGCGAGGCGAACAAGCCGCCGGAACCACCCGCGTAGTGCAGTTCCTCGGCGATGACCACCGCGTCGAGGTAGTCGCCGCCTCCGCCACCGACTTCTTCGGGAAAGCCGACGCCGAGCAGCCCGAGTTCCCCGGCCTTGCGGTGCAGGTCGCGGGGCAGCTCGCCCTCGCGCTCCCAGTCTTCGAGGTGGGGCAGGATCTCGGTTTCGGCGAACCGACGCACGGTCTTGCGCAGTTCGGCGCGTTCCGGCGTGAAGAAGGGGTCGGTCACAGAAGGGCCTCCGGGATGTCGATCTCGCGGGAGCGCAGCCATTCCCCGAGCGCCTTCGCCTGCGGGTCGAACCGCGCCTGCGACGCGACGCCCTCACCGAGGATGCCTTCGACGACGAAGTTGATCGCCCGCAGGTTCGGCAGGAGATGCCGCCGGACCTCGAGGTCCGCGGTCTCCGGGAGCAGCAGTTTGAACTCGGTGACGGTGAGCCGGTGCGCGAGCCAGCGCCACGCCTCGTCGGAACGTGCCCAGACACCGACGTTCGCGTTGCCGCCCTTGTCACCGCTGCGGGCACCGATCACCCTTCCCAGCGGTGCCCGGCGGACCTGCGCCTGGGTGAACGGCGCGGGCGGCCGGTCTTCGTCCACATCGGACAGTGGCAGCGTTTCGGCGGCGGGCGCGATGTCGCGGCGTGTCCCGTCCGGCAGGACGGCCACGTGCGGAACCTCGTGCGCGTCGACGAAAGCGGGGCGGTACACGCCATAGGGCGAGGCGGCCGCGGGCGGCGCGGTGACATGGAAACCCGGGTAGCTCGCCAACGCGAGCTCGATCGCCGCGCCGCTGAAGGCGCGCCCGGCGACCTCCGGATCGGCGTCCTTCACCGCGACGTGCAGCAGAGCGCTCGCCTGCTGCTCGGTTTCGGCGTCGGGACGGTCGGTGCGGGCAAGGGTCCACTGGACGTCCGCCGGCGGCTTGACCTTGAGCGCGCCTTCAAGCTGTTCCTTGACTAGCGCGGCCTTCGCCTCGATGTCGAGTCCGGTGAGGACGAACGTCGTCTCGTTGCGGAAACCGCCGAGCCCGTTCAGGCAGACCTTGAGCGTCGGAGGCGGCGGTTCTCCGGTGACGCCGCTGATCCGGACACGGTCCGGGCCGTCCTCGGCGAGCGTCAGAGTGTCGAACCGCGCGGTGACGTCCGGCCCGGCGTAGCGGGCGCCGGTGATCTCGTAGAGCAGTTGTGCCGTAACGGTTCCGGCGTTCACCACACCGCCGGTGCCAGGGTGTTTGGTGATCACGCTGGAGCCGTCGGCGGAGATCTCGGCGATCGGGAACCCCGGGACGCCGATCTCGTGCTCGGTGAAGAAGGCGTAGTTGCCGCCGGTGGCCTGCGTACCGCATTCGATCACGTGCCCGGCCGCGACCGCGCCCGCCAGCGCGTCGTAGTCGTCGCGGGCCCAGCCGAAGTGCGCGGCTGCCGGGCCGACGATCACCGACGCGTCGGTGACGCGTCCCGTCACCACGATGTCGGCGCCCGCGTTCAGGCATTCCGCGATCCCCCACGCGCCGAGGTAGGCGTTGGCGGTCAAGGTCTTGCCGAAGCCGAGCTCTTCCGCGCGCTGGACGAGATCGTCGCCCTCGACGTGGGCGATCGCGACGTCGACACCGAGTTTCGCGGCAAGCTCACGAAGGGCGTCCGCGAGGCCGGCGGGGTTGAGCCCACCGGCGTTCGCCACGATCTTGACGCCCTTTTCCTTCGCCAGCGCGAGATTCTGTTCCATCTGGCGCAGGAAGGTCTTGGCGTAGCCGCGGTTCGGGTCCTTCATCCGGTCCCGGCCGAGGATGAGCATGGTCAGCTCGGCCAGGTAGTCGCCGGTCAGCACGTCGAGCGGGCCACCGGTGAGCATCTCGTGGACGGCGGAGAACCGGTCGCCGTAGAACCCGGACGCGTTGCCGATCCTGATCGGGGTCACGCGAACTGCCCCGGTTTCCGCCCGGCACCGGGAGGCCCGGCGAAGGCCTGCGCGATCCCGAGCCATTCCTCCACGTCCTTGCCCGTGGCGACCAGGTCGGTGTCGGCGGGATGACGCCGCTGGGTGATGACGAGGCAGAAGTCGACCGCGCTCCCGGTGAGCCGCTGCCCGGCGTCCTCGGGGCCGAACGCCCAGGTGGTGCCGTCGGGCGCGGTCAGCTCGACGCGGAACTCTTCGGTGGGCGGCGCGAGCGAGTTGAGCTTGTAGGCGAAGTCGCGGGTGCGGGTTCCGAACCGGGCGATATGCCAGATCCTGGCCGTGTTCTCCCGCTCGAGGCCGAGCGCGTCGTAGACGTCCTGACCGTGCGCCCACGTCTCCATGAGGCGCGCCGTCACCATGGACGCGGCGCTCATCGGCGGGCCGTACCAGGGGATCTTCTGCCCGTCGGGCACCGCCGCGAGCGCGTCGGCGAGTTCGGCGCGGCCGGCGCGCCACTCCGCCAGCAGCTCACGCGGCGGCGTCTTCGCGCCCTCGGCGGCGCCGTCGTCGACGTAGGACTCGCCCGTCGCGAGCAGCCCTTCGATCTCGGTCTGCCACTCGGCCTCGGAGCCGCGCGCCGCGATCAACGCCTTCTTGTCCGTCCAGGCCAGATGAGCGATCTGATGGGCGATCGTCCAGCCCTCGGCCGGAGTTTTCCGAGCCCAGTCCGACGCGGGCAGATCCGCCACCACGTCGTCGATGGCCTGCGATTCCGCCGCGAGATCCCCAAGGATCACGCCCAGGTCAGCCATGCCCGCCTCCTCGCGTCACCCTCAGGCTGGCACCCCGCGTCGGAAAAATCAAGCACGCCTGATTGTTTTGTGGAGACGAGATCAGCCGGAGATGATGTCCAACGCGACGGAACGGCCACCGGCCAGCGAGTGGATGCCCTCTTCCGCCGCCAGCTTCACCTGCTCCGGCGTAGCCCGCTCGGGGCCGAGGAGGGCGGTGATGGCGGCGGCGAACACCCGGGCGGGATCGTCGACCGGCAGCCTGCTCGCGACCGAAGGGGCCGCTGTCAGGAAACCCGCGAGGAGCGCCTGCAACGCGAAGGCCTGATCGGCCACCTCCCAATCGGTCCTGGCGAGGTCGTGCCGCCGCCAGATGGGCAGGATGTGATGCAGGAACGCGCCCGCACCCAGCGTTTCGAGCAGGGTCGCCGACCGGGGGTCGTCGGCGAGAACACCGAGCAGGACGTCGTCGCCGGTCTGCAGCGCGTTGACGTACGGATGCCGGGCCGCGACCTCCAGCATGTTCGGGCCGAGCCGCGACGGCCGGGCCAGCTCGGGGTCCGCGGTGACCGCCGCGATGACCTCGTCGGCGAGCGCGATGAAATCGCGGCTGATCAGTCCGAGCAGCAGGTCTTCCTTGGTCTTCCAGTAGAGGTAGACGGTGCCCTTGCCGACGTGGGCCTTGGTGGCGACCTCCGCGATGGTGACGCCCTTGCTGCCCCGGCTCAGGAGCAGTTCGCCCGCCGCCGCCAGGATGCGTGCCGCCTTGGGCGAGCCGTGTTCAGGCAGTTCCGCCAACAGTGGTCCTTTCCGGTAGCGCGCCGACGATATCCGCATTCTTGTACAGCGCGATCTCGTCGAGCCGCATGATCCGGTCGGTCAGCCGTTTGCCGAGCTTGAAACGGCTCAGCACCGGCACCGCGCGCCGGAGCAGAAGCTGCAACCGGTTGTCCACGACGAAGATCTTCC is from Amycolatopsis lurida and encodes:
- a CDS encoding TetR/AcrR family transcriptional regulator, whose product is MIREPQQERSRTTRRRLVEAAVETIGELGWNGTTVALIAERAGVSRGAAQHHFPTREDLVAAAVEHVGEIQIVELRARAADLPSGRSRIERAVDMVLNLYSGPLFRAALHLWVAASTDESLRATLVPLEARVGREAHRVTVELLGVDESHQGVRELVQATLDLARGLGLANLLTDDTKRRKQIVAQWARVLEPPLASAKISRNREDTDNV
- a CDS encoding SDR family oxidoreductase — translated: MSTLHGKTIIISGGSRGIGEAIAVRAARDGANIALLAKTAEPHPKLPGTLYTAAKAIEDAGGQALPIVGDVRDDTSVEAAIARTAEQFGGIDIVLNNASAIDLTPTETVSMKRYDLMQDINARGSFLLSKLAIPHLKQAENAHILTLSPPISLDEKWFRAGHLAYSIAKYSMSLVTVGLAAELRQYGIAANSLWPRTTIDTAAIRNVVGAELAAKSRTPEIMADAAHAILTKPSSEATGNFYLDDEVLAAEGVTDFSKYRVGGREEDLQLDFWVEARTPESGP
- a CDS encoding acyl-CoA dehydrogenase family protein, which translates into the protein MNAMNFTEPEERVALRAAVAELGKKYGHEYYAKQARAGLKTDELWAEAGRLGYLGVNLPEEYGGGGAGIADLAAVLEELAAAGCPLLLMVVSPAICGTVISRFGTEEQKKRWLPGIADGSGRMVFAITEPDAGSNSHKITTTAKRDGDGWVLSGRKVYISGVDEADAVLVVGRTEDAKTGKLKPALFTVPTDTPGFEYKQIEMDIISPEKQFGLFLDDVHLPADALVGEEDAAIAQLFAGLNPERIMGASFSLGIARYALGKAVSYANERKVWGAPIGTHQGLAHPLAEIKIELELAKLMTQKAASLYDSGDDFGAGESANMAKYAAAEVAIRAVDQAVQTHGGNGLASEYGLGTLVTAVRLGRIAPVSREMVLNFVGQHSLGLPRSY
- a CDS encoding biotin carboxylase N-terminal domain-containing protein, whose product is MIEKLLVANRGEIARRVFRTCRDAGIGTVAVFSDADADAPHTAEADVAVRLPGNAPADTYLRAELLIKAAVETGADAIHPGYGFLSENAAFARAVIDAGLTWVGPPPEAIESMGSKVESKRMMAEAGVPILSELDPAEVTEADLPLLVKASAGGGGRGMRVVRSLGELAEAVEGASAEAASAFGDPTVFCERYLETGRHIEVQVLADTHGTVWAVGERECSIQRRHQKVVEEAPSPFVDEAMREALFDAARKAAQAIDYVGAGTVEFLAGPDGRFYFLEMNTRLQVEHPVTEATTGLDLVSLQLRIAEGEHLPIEEPETRGHAIEVRLYAEDPAEGWQPQSGTLHRFEVSAARRAFEVGPGVRLDSGFVSGQTVGVHYDPMLAKVIAYAPDRRSAARALAGALAGAEIHGVVTNRDLLVNVLRHEAFLAGETDTAFFDRHGLETLARPLATVDTVRISALAAALAGAAANRSEARVQRRLPSGWRNVRSQGQRKRFRQGGDEIEVGYSLGRNGLRADGFEGVELVSAESGAVVLEVSGVRRKFAVARYGDTVYVDSPEGAVELDVVPRYTDPDAALAAGSLVAPMPGTVVRLAVEAGDTVKTGDPLLWLEAMKMEHRIAAPADGVVTELPVVVGQQVEVGTILAVVGDDE
- a CDS encoding acyl-CoA carboxylase subunit beta yields the protein MSTIRSAVDTRSEEFATNRESMLGKLAEIDGEHAKAIAGGGEKYVARHRKRGKLLARERIELLLDEDSPFLELSPLAAWGSDYQVGASVITGIGVVEGVECMISASDPTVKGGASNPWTAKKSYRAADIAAQNRLPVINLVESGGADLPTQKEIFIPGGRIFRDITRSSAAKVPTIALVFGNSTAGGAYLPGMSDYVVMVKERAKVFLGGPPLVKMATGEESDDESLGGAEMHARTSGLADYLAADEEDAIRLGRSIVKRLNWTKQGPTPKPDYAEPLYSAEDLLGIVPTDLKVPFDPREVIARVADGSDFDEFKPLYGSSLATGWASIHGYPVGILANAQGVLFGEESQKAAQFIQLANQIDTPLVFLHNTTGYMVGKEYEQSGIIKHGAMMINAVSNSKVPHLSVLMGASYGAGHYGMCGRAYDPRFLFAWPSAKSAVMGPQQLAGVLSIVARAAAASRGQEYNEEHDAAMRAMVEGQIEAESMPMFLSGMLYDDGIIDPRDTRTVLGLSLSVIHNGPVKGAEGFGVFRM
- a CDS encoding acyl-CoA dehydrogenase family protein, whose product is MTDPFFTPERAELRKTVRRFAETEILPHLEDWEREGELPRDLHRKAGELGLLGVGFPEEVGGGGGDYLDAVVIAEELHYAGGSGGLFASLFTCGIAVPHIAAAGDPVQIERWVRPTLEGHKIGSLAVTEPDGGSDVAGIRTTAVREGDEYVINGAKTFITSGCRADFVTTVVRTGEAGAHGISLIVVERGTPGFTVSRKLEKMGWLCSDTAELSYVDVRVPAENLVGAENSGFAQVATQFVTERVSLAVQGYAHAQRALDLTLDWCRLRETFGRPLISRQLVQHKLTEMARKIDVARSYTRQVALRHVAGEEVIAEACFAKNTAVETAEWVVNEAVQLHGGLGYMRESEVERHYRDVRILGIGGGTNEILTGLAAKRLGYTA
- a CDS encoding acyclic terpene utilization AtuA family protein produces the protein MTPIRIGNASGFYGDRFSAVHEMLTGGPLDVLTGDYLAELTMLILGRDRMKDPNRGYAKTFLRQMEQNLALAKEKGVKIVANAGGLNPAGLADALRELAAKLGVDVAIAHVEGDDLVQRAEELGFGKTLTANAYLGAWGIAECLNAGADIVVTGRVTDASVIVGPAAAHFGWARDDYDALAGAVAAGHVIECGTQATGGNYAFFTEHEIGVPGFPIAEISADGSSVITKHPGTGGVVNAGTVTAQLLYEITGARYAGPDVTARFDTLTLAEDGPDRVRISGVTGEPPPPTLKVCLNGLGGFRNETTFVLTGLDIEAKAALVKEQLEGALKVKPPADVQWTLARTDRPDAETEQQASALLHVAVKDADPEVAGRAFSGAAIELALASYPGFHVTAPPAAASPYGVYRPAFVDAHEVPHVAVLPDGTRRDIAPAAETLPLSDVDEDRPPAPFTQAQVRRAPLGRVIGARSGDKGGNANVGVWARSDEAWRWLAHRLTVTEFKLLLPETADLEVRRHLLPNLRAINFVVEGILGEGVASQARFDPQAKALGEWLRSREIDIPEALL
- a CDS encoding TIGR03084 family metal-binding protein; translation: MADLGVILGDLAAESQAIDDVVADLPASDWARKTPAEGWTIAHQIAHLAWTDKKALIAARGSEAEWQTEIEGLLATGESYVDDGAAEGAKTPPRELLAEWRAGRAELADALAAVPDGQKIPWYGPPMSAASMVTARLMETWAHGQDVYDALGLERENTARIWHIARFGTRTRDFAYKLNSLAPPTEEFRVELTAPDGTTWAFGPEDAGQRLTGSAVDFCLVITQRRHPADTDLVATGKDVEEWLGIAQAFAGPPGAGRKPGQFA
- a CDS encoding TetR/AcrR family transcriptional regulator, which gives rise to MAELPEHGSPKAARILAAAGELLLSRGSKGVTIAEVATKAHVGKGTVYLYWKTKEDLLLGLISRDFIALADEVIAAVTADPELARPSRLGPNMLEVAARHPYVNALQTGDDVLLGVLADDPRSATLLETLGAGAFLHHILPIWRRHDLARTDWEVADQAFALQALLAGFLTAAPSVASRLPVDDPARVFAAAITALLGPERATPEQVKLAAEEGIHSLAGGRSVALDIISG